The Candidatus Nitrosoglobus terrae genome segment ATTCATTTAAATATGAAAGATGAGATCATCCGTAGCCTCACGGTAGCCAAAGATGGAGAGATTACCTGGCCACCTCCACCTCTATCAAAACCAGCCGTACCTGCCCCCAAGCCATTACAACAACAGGCAGAATCCATACCCACCCAAGGGCAAGCAATAGCGGCAACACCAAAAAAGAAATGGCAACTTTCTAAAGCTGTTAAAATTGCATTATCCATGAGCTTAAGCGGCTTAAGTTTATGGGGGTTAGGGGCTGTGGCTCCTCCTTCTTTTATGCCTCATTTTATGGTCTTTGTGCTGGCCTGTTTTGTAGGTTATCAAGTGATTTGGAATGTGACCCCCTCCTTACATACACCTTTAATGAGTGTCACGAATGCCATCAGTAGCATTATTATTATTGGCGCGCTTGTTCAGGTTGCTAAACCTGGGATTTTGCTCGGGATCCTCGCAACAATTGCTATCTTAATCACCAGTGTCAATATTGCCGGTGGCTTCCTTGTAACCCAACGCATGCTGCGGATGTTTAGAAAATAGGAGAGAGCAACATTATGTCCCAAGGTCTGGTTACAGTCACTTATATTGGTGCAACCATCCTATTTATCCTCAGCTTGGGCGGTTTAAACCACCAAGAAACTGCTCAGCGTGGCAATATCTATGGCATGGTGGGTATGGTAGCGGCCATTTTAGCTACAGTCTTCAGCGGTGCAATTAATACTCCCAGTGCCCATATCTTGCTTATAATCGCCATGGCGATTGGTACTATCATTGGAATTAAGCTGGCGCAAGAGGTCAAAATGACCCAAATGCCAGAGTTAGTAGCCATACTGCACAGTTTTGTAGGTCTTGCCGCAGTTCTAGTAGGCTATGTTAATCTCATTGCGCCAGAAATTGAGATTACCGGAGTTGAAAAAACAATCCATAGCGTCGAAATCTATCTCGGAGTTCTCATTGGTGCGATTACTTTTTCCGGATCTATCATCGCTTTTGGTAAGCTTAGTGGGCGTATTGACGGTAAACCTTTATTGCTTCCTGCTCGCCATGGGTTAAATTTAGGATTGGTTATCCTCATGATCTGGCTAGGAAAAGCCTTTGTTGTATCTCAAGCAACAGGGTCAGGGCTGCTCTTTCTTTTACTGATGACAGTTATTGCCCTTGGATTTGGTGTTCATATGGTGATGACTATTGGAGGTGCCGATATGCCAGTGGTGATCTCCATGCTCAATAGCTATTCTGGCTGGGCAGCCGCTGCCACTGGCTTTATGCTAGCCAATGACCTATTAATTGTCACCGGTGCTTTAGTGGGCAGCAGCGGTGCTATCCTTAGTTACATTATGTGCCGTGCCATGAATCGCAATTTTATCAGCGTTATTATGGGCGGTTTTGGTACTGGATCTGGTGATACCCTCACCCCCCTTACTACCAGTAGTGGTAAAGTAATTGCTATTAGCGCTGAAGAATCAGCCCAGCTTTTAAAGGTAGCTAAGAGCGTCGTTATTATCCCTGGCTATGGCATGGCGGTCGCTCATGCTCAGCATACTGTGTATGAAATCACTAAATTACTACGAGAGCAGAACATCAAAGTACGCTTTGCCATTCATCCGGTAGCTGGGCGCATGCCAGGCCATATGAATGTATTATTGGCTGAAGCTAAAGTACCCTACGATATCGTTCTGGAAATGGATGAAATTAACCAAGACTTTCCAAGCACAGAAGTAGCTATTGTGATTGGTGCCAATGATATTGTTAATCCTTCTGCTCAAGAAGATCCTAATAGCCCTATTGGTGGCATGCCCGTCCTTGAAGCTTGGAAAGCAAAAACAGCAATCGTATTAAAACGAAGCATGGCAGCAGGTTATGCCGGTATAGATAATCCTTTGTTCTACAAAGAGAATACTCGCATGCTCTTTGGGGATGCCAAAGAAAGTCTAGGCGCTGTACTCTCTTATCTTCATAAAAGCCCTTAAAATAGTACCGGCTAAAACCAATGGCGTAAGTCTCAAGGAAGAGCCGCCCCTAGCCCTAGCATTATTCAGCATCTAAATATTTGTCTCATCTACCTGCTAAAAAACTATCATTAGCAGGATAGTTGAGCCTTCTAAGCAGAATCTCTTATCCAGTCTCAGTCCTTTACAAATATCATCACAGCTTGGAATAAAAATTGGCCTATTCTCATTTTAGCCACTAGCGGCAGAGCTTTAGCTCAATCAGCGGTAGCGGGTAGTTATCGAGTATTAGTAGCGGATCATTACGCCGATGTGGAGACTCGGCAAATGGCTTCAACTTGGGTATACATCCCACTTGATGCTGATTATGTATATTGGTACCAAGCTGTTGCACAGATTATTGATCTAGAGACTCACCCCGTAGGTTTAATTTTTGGCAGCGGGTTTGAACATCGCCCTCATTTTATTGAAGATCTGAGCCTGCTAGGAATATTACTAGGCAATACTGCCAATAATATCCGATTACTTAAAGATCCTCATTATTTTTTCTCCTTACTCCAGTCTTTACACATTCCTGCGCCTGAAACCCAATCTTTTCCTCCAATTAATCCTATAGGCTGGTTGCGCAAAACTATCGGTGGCACTGGAGGCCAGCACGTGCTATCCGCAATGCCTGATCAGATCGCGTCTAACTGTTATTACCAACGTAAACTGGAAGGCCAGCTTGGATCTGTGCTCTTCCTTGCAAATGGTAAAGAAGCCCAAATCCTAGGCTACAATCGATTGGAGCTCACTCCAATCGCTTTTGCTCCTTACCGTTATGGCGGAATCTCAGCGCCTTTAGCTATAGATCCTGTTACTCATATGCTTATGCAAAGCTATTTAACCGCTATTACAGCAGTAACGGGTTTATTGGGCCTAAATGGGCTTGATTTTATTCAAACCCCT includes the following:
- the pntB gene encoding Re/Si-specific NAD(P)(+) transhydrogenase subunit beta, with protein sequence MSQGLVTVTYIGATILFILSLGGLNHQETAQRGNIYGMVGMVAAILATVFSGAINTPSAHILLIIAMAIGTIIGIKLAQEVKMTQMPELVAILHSFVGLAAVLVGYVNLIAPEIEITGVEKTIHSVEIYLGVLIGAITFSGSIIAFGKLSGRIDGKPLLLPARHGLNLGLVILMIWLGKAFVVSQATGSGLLFLLLMTVIALGFGVHMVMTIGGADMPVVISMLNSYSGWAAAATGFMLANDLLIVTGALVGSSGAILSYIMCRAMNRNFISVIMGGFGTGSGDTLTPLTTSSGKVIAISAEESAQLLKVAKSVVIIPGYGMAVAHAQHTVYEITKLLREQNIKVRFAIHPVAGRMPGHMNVLLAEAKVPYDIVLEMDEINQDFPSTEVAIVIGANDIVNPSAQEDPNSPIGGMPVLEAWKAKTAIVLKRSMAAGYAGIDNPLFYKENTRMLFGDAKESLGAVLSYLHKSP
- a CDS encoding ATP-grasp domain-containing protein encodes the protein MASTWVYIPLDADYVYWYQAVAQIIDLETHPVGLIFGSGFEHRPHFIEDLSLLGILLGNTANNIRLLKDPHYFFSLLQSLHIPAPETQSFPPINPIGWLRKTIGGTGGQHVLSAMPDQIASNCYYQRKLEGQLGSVLFLANGKEAQILGYNRLELTPIAFAPYRYGGISAPLAIDPVTHMLMQSYLTAITAVTGLLGLNGLDFIQTPTREIKVLEINPRPPTSLDLYQDLFNPLDAHIRACLGVSLPIHVNPMLFARAFSILYAPHSLRIPQNVSWPHFCHDYPIGNYSIEQGEPICSVHAQGISIEHCWQQLQQHQSQVLKLLTAT